The DNA segment CCAACAACCAATGAGAATCTATACATTATTGTTTATATCAAATTTTATATTAGCTTTACATTTAAACTTTGTTTCCAGTAGGCTAGAAATAAAGACAAGGTATTTTCCAAGTAAAAAAAACCTCTAATCGGAATAATGATAAACCTATTACAGTATATTCTCTTTTGTTTCATAGAGGCATTTAGAAGACTTAATAATGCTCACATATCACAACTGGAATGTCAGTATATTAAGAATGTAATTAATCCATTTCATTCACAGGTGATTGTGCTCTTGGCGGCTGCCGCTTGCGCTACTGAAATTGAGAAGCGAGAGGCGGAGCCTGGTTATGGAAGCTATGGCCATGTGACTCACTATCATCGTCCCTCTTATGCATATGGCTATTCCCATCACCATCACAAGCGGGATGCTGAGCCTGAGCCTGAGCCTGAAGCTgatccttcttatggtcactcctatgggtaccgcagctaccacccagtgagctatggctattctcatcaccatcataagagatctgctgatcctgagccAGAGCCTTCAGCTGATCCCtcttatggtcactcctatgggtaccgcagctaccacccagtgagctatggctattctcaccgttatcataagagatctgctgatcctgagcctgaagcttcagctgatccttcttatggtcactcctatgggtaccgcagctaccacccagtgagctatggctattctcaccgctatcataagagatctgctgatcctgagcctgaggcttcagctgatccttcttatggtcactcctatgggtaccgcagctaccacccagtgagctatggctattctcacCGCTATCATAAGAGATCCGCTGATCCTGAGCCTGAGGCTTCAGCTgatccttcttatggtcactcctatgggtaccgcagctaccacccagtgagctatggctattctcaccgctatcataagagatctgctgatcctgagccTTCTTATGGCTCATATGCTCCAGTCTACCACAGGCCATCTTATGGCTACAGTTATGGGCGTTACCATtaacctacccagagtctcactatGAATAGTAGAATGTTGATCGATGAGTGTTTCCTCTTACAGAGTtcataatatataagatataattaactttggattttcttttatcctttgctcactctcttcatcttcttttttttagttttctttctctGCCTCTAGTAACAACAGAGGAgaaatgtttcttttctttttttaactttcacCAAATATCAGTCAATAGTCCACAAAGTATTTCTCTCTGGACTGAAACCAATGATTACATTCCCATAATTCTTTAAATTTTctgtgatttttgttttttataatttttagggTAAATTGATTTCGTTAAGATTGGAAGAGCTAATAATTAAAAATTACAAAGGTTTGAAGTTAGAAAAGGAATACCGAACATTTTTTCTATATCATAAAAAGTAGCAACCAACAACAGTTAgcgtgaaaatataaaaattttatgaaaaacaaaggaatttgcagtgtatatatatatatatgtatgtatatatatatatatatatatatatatatatatatatatatatatatatatatatatataaatatatatatatatatatatatatatatatatatatatatatatatatatatatatatataaattacataagtctggcacacttgaaaaataatacctaaGCTctaagaatattacataactcccagacggcaatataacaacaatgaatatccaaaggtcccttacactactctcaaaacaaaactgggtgattattttataagaacttaTTTAAGGATTACGAGCAAGCTCTATcatgaaatattggtgatcgaaataatacactcttcacaaaataaatatattctataaaaagttacaacaataatacaagaAGTATTAACACCAAAtttgaattacttgaaatattaaatctgaacaaaacattagactaagacaaaagaaagactgaaaaaaattatacaatcacttgtttcactggaaattaatttataaaaatatttaattttgataattaataacagtagttaacactttaacactaattatgaaacactaaatgaaatttacataaatgctcCTGTCACACTTGCGTCTTTTTggtcacacgaggttaccgaaaagctatgcaaaataaatacacttctttTTTTATCCTAAATCTAACagtgccagttacaaaaatttatatgacacggtacttacattaacacactacgctTGATTTGCCATTTAATAAATTTCACCAAAGTTTGAATAACACCAAACACAATAAATTTTGGATGAAAACCTTATTCAAGTTTGAGAGGGCACACTCTTAATGCACTTGAAAGGAGAGAgggcgttggctctttcaaaggaataGACTAAATCTCTTTTGCTGCTTATGGATTCCTAAGGGCTCATATATGAACTTAATTTGactagaattttctaaatagatcattctcatGGCTTGGGGGCAAGGCTAGTGGCGAGGTTGCCA comes from the Palaemon carinicauda isolate YSFRI2023 chromosome 16, ASM3689809v2, whole genome shotgun sequence genome and includes:
- the LOC137654936 gene encoding shematrin-like protein 1 gives rise to the protein MKILVIVLLAAAACATEIEKREAEPGYGSYGHVTHYHRPSYAYGYSHHHHKRDAEPEPEPEADPSYGHSYGYRSYHPVSYGYSHHHHKRSADPEPEPSADPSYGHSYGYRSYHPVSYGYSHRYHKRSADPEPEASADPSYGHSYGYRSYHPVSYGYSHRYHKRSADPEPEASADPSYGHSYGYRSYHPVSYGYSHRYHKRSADPEPEASADPSYGHSYGYRSYHPVSYGYSHRYHKRSADPEPSYGSYAPVYHRPSYGYSYGRYH